The following are encoded together in the Cololabis saira isolate AMF1-May2022 chromosome 5, fColSai1.1, whole genome shotgun sequence genome:
- the LOC133444908 gene encoding protein NLRC3-like: MKSEESMHFLIDFKGDQGSTPNRTASPVSGTSPCGEQESRSKDQRMPQKPDFPEHQPIMKSAKSMPFRIDFKGDQGSTQNRVDQQRPERPRGQSVQHYQTQLDSVFLLLEDNIVTFVKNELRKFQAVLSSDYPDSLESQAEALEGEDEEQRWSSREALVKITVNFLRRMEQEQLAEHLQSHASAPVCQNKLKCKLKGKYQCVFEGIAEAGNPTLLEQIYTELYITEGGTAQVNDEHEVRLIAAESRKPDRAETTIRQEDIFKLPPGREEPIRTVMTKGVAGIGKTVLTQKFTLDWAEGRSNQDIQFMFPFAFRELNVLKERKFSLVELVHHFFTETKEMCSFGEFQVVFIFDGLDESRLPLDFHNNKVLTDVTESTSVDVLLTNLIRGNLLPSACLWITTRPAAANQIPPECVSMVTEVRGFTNPQKEEYFRKRFREEEQTSRIISHIKRSRSLHIMCHIPVFCWITATVLEDVLKTRTRGALPETLTKMYIHFLVVQTKLRKVKYDGGAETDPHWSPESKKMVESLGKLAFEQLRKGNLIFYESDLKECGIDIGEASMYSGVLTQIFKEESHLYHHKVFCFIHLSVQEFLAALHVHLTFINSGVNLLKEQKNTFRLFKTHEECHLYEMAVDKALQSPTGHLDLFLRFLLGLSLETNQTLLRGLLEPNQRSSYDSQKTVVYIEKKIGEDLSAEKSINLFHCLNELNDGSLVEGIQLSLRLGNVSPDKLSPAQWSALVFTLLSSEEDLEEFDLKKYYASEEVLLRLLPVVRASKKALLSDCNISVYSCAVLSSQSSSLTELDLSNNNLKDAGVRRLSAGLESPHWKLETLRLSGCLITEEGCASLALALSANPSHLRELDLSYNHPGESAVERLSAGLEDPRWRLDTLRVEPAGQRWLKPGLMKYSCELTVDTNTVNKNIKLSEDNKRMTHVEEHQSYPDHADRFDTVPQLLCREVLTGRCYWEVQWRGGLSISVSYRGISRRGDFNESVFGRNSQSWSLKCSDDGRFSVWHDNRVTSSYPSVSDRVGVYVDCPAGTLSFYSISFDRRIHLHTFNTTFTEALYPGFGFWSSLGSSVILC; encoded by the exons ATGAAAAGTGAGGAGTCAATGCATTTTCTGATAGATTTTAAGGGAGACCAAGGCTCCACTCCAAACAG AACCGCCTCGCCGGTCTCTGGAACCTCTCCGTGTGGAGAACAGGAGAGTCGGAGCAAAGATCAGAG gaTGCCCCAGAAACCTGATTTTCCTGAACATCAGCCCATCATGAAAAGTGCGAAGTCAATGCCCTTTCGGATAGATTTTAAGGGAGACCAAGGATCCACCCAAAACAG agtggaccagcagagaCCAGAACGTCCCCGTGGTCAGTCTGTCCAGCATTATCAAACACAACTGGACTCCGTATTTCTG ctgctggaggacaatATTGTCACATTTGTGAAGAACGAGCTGAGGAAGTTCCAGGCGGTTTTGAGCTCAGATTACCCAGACTCCTTAGAGAGTCAGGCGGAGGCGTTGGagggtgaggatgaagagcagaggtggagcagcagagaggctttggtgaagatcacagtgaacttcCTGAGGAGAATGGAGCAGGAGCAGCTGGCCGAGCATCTGCAGAGCC ATGCTTCTGCTCCAGTTTGTCAGAACAAACTAAAATGTAAGCTGAAGGGGAAGTaccagtgtgtgtttgagggcATCGCTGAGGCAGGAAACCCCacccttctggagcagatctacacagagctctacatcacagagggggggactgcacaggtcaacgatgaacatgaagtcagactgATTGCAGCAGAAtccaggaaaccagacagagcagaaacaaccatcagacaggaagacatctttaaactcccacctggaagagaagaaccaatcagaacagtgatgacgaagggagtggccggtatcgggaaaacagtcctaacacagaagttcactctggactgggctgaaggcagaagCAACCAGGACATTCAGTTCATGTTTCCATTCgccttcagagagctgaatgtgctgaaagagagaaagttcagcttggtggaacttgttcatcacttcttcactgAGACCAAAGAAATGTGCAGCTTTGgagagttccaggtcgtgttcatctttgacggtctggatgagagtcgacttcctctggacttccacaacaacaaggtcctgactgatgttacagagtccacctcagtggacgtgctgctaacaaacctcatcagggggaacctgcttccttctgcttgtctctggatcaccacacgacccgcagcagccaatcagatccctcctgagtgtgtctccatggtgacggagGTCAGAGGCTTCACtaacccacagaaggaggaatacttcaggaagaggttcagagaagaggagcagaccagcaggatcatctcccacatcaagagaTCACgaagcctccacatcatgtgccacatcccagtcttctgctggatcactgctacggtcctggaggaTGTGCTGAAAACCAGAACGAGAGGAGCGCTGCCCGAGACCCTGACtaagatgtacatccacttcctggtggttcAGACCAAGCTAAGGAAGGTCAAGTACGAtggaggagctgagacggatcctcactggagtccagagagcaagaagatggtggagtctctgggaaaactggcttttgagcagctgcggaaaggaaacctgatcttctatgagtCAGACCTGAAGGAGTGTGGCATCGATATTGGAGAAGCTTCGATGTACTCGGGAGTGTTGACACAGATCTTTAAAGAGGAGAGCCACCTGTACCATCACAAGGtgttctgcttcatccatctgagtgttcaggagtttctggctgctcttcatgtccatctgaccttcatcaactctggagtcaacctgctgaaggaacaaaaaaacacttttagaTTGTTTAAAACACACGAAGAGTGTCATCTCTATGAGATggctgtggacaaggccttacagagtccaactggacacctggacttgttcctccgcttcctcctgggtctctcactggagaccaatcagactctcctacgaggtctgCTGGAACCAAACCAAAGAAGTTCATATGACAGCCAGAAAACGGTTGTGTACATCGAGAAGAAGATCGgtgaggatctgtctgcagagaagagcatcaacctgttccactgtctgaatgaactgaacgatggTTCTCTGGTGGAGGGGATCCAACTGTCCCTGAGGTTAGGAAATGTCTCCCcagataaactgtctcctgctcagtggtcggctctggtcttcaCCTTACTGTCATCGGAAGAAGATCTGGAAgagtttgacctgaagaaatactatgcttcagaggaggttctgctgaggctgctgccggtggtcagaGCCTCCAAGAAAGCTCT GCTGAGCGACTGTAACATCTCAGTGTACTCCTGtgcagttctcagctctcagtcctccagtctgacagaactggacctgagtaacaacaatCTGAAGGATGCAGGAGTCAGGCGTCTGTCTGCAGGACTGGAGAGTCCGCACTGGAAACTGGAAACTCTCAG GTTGTCGGGATGTCTGATCACAGAAGAAGGCTGTGCTTCTCTGGCCTTGGCTCTGAGcgccaacccctcccatctgagagagctggacctgagctacaatcATCCAGGGGAATCAGCAGTGGAGCGTTTGTCTGCTGGACTAGAGGATCCACGCTGGAGattggacactctcag ggtggagcctgctggacaacgatggttgAAACCAGGTCTGatgaagt attcctgtgaACTCACCGTTGACACAAACACTGTCAATAaaaacatcaaactgtctgaggACAACAAGAGGATGACACATGTGGAGGAGCATCAGTCCTATCCTGATCATGCAGACAGGTTTGATACGGTTCCTCAGCTGCTGtgcagagaagttctgacgggtcgctgttactgggaggtccagtggagagGAGGACTTTCtatatcagtgagttacagaggaatcagcaggagaggagactTCAACGAGTCTGTTTTTGGAAGAAACAGTCAGTCCTGGAGTCTGAAGTGCTCTGATGATGGTCGGTTCTCTGTCTGGCACGACAACAGAGTAACATCCTCCTACCcctcagtctctgacagagtAGGGGTGTATGTGGActgtcctgctggaactctgtccttctacagcatCTCCTTTGACCGACGGATCCACCTTCACACCTTCAATACCACATTCACTGAAGCTCTTTATCCTGGATTTGGGTTCTGGTCCAGCTTGGGTTCTTCAGTGATTCTGTGTTAA
- the LOC133444805 gene encoding lymphocyte antigen 75-like: MMEKILLRLLFLSEWFILSTCLVRHYHFVDQSLTWTEAQTYCRQTYTDLATIENSEELNQFMNTLSYAGQFWIGLYNKINWRWSDGFNGTGADYRNWYSTEPDMSSSWQFCVMIIEDLGWVDHFCSTSYPFICYRGTQKNPEYVLVNESMSWSNAQSYCRENFVDLATVRNDAENQGIISLGLSDWTWIGLFRDPDFYWSDGSSFLFINEEDVASPINSLKVICGVASGKSGKWKFLPCETKLPFVCYSYPIMKQVVKLETERLEVEDSVDLKDPVVKADLLKQLQDRLEEDGVDGVTLKWREQPDGEVFHKEEKRKKSEL; this comes from the exons ATGATGGAGAAGATCTTGTTGCGTCTTTTGTTTCTCTCAG AGTGGTTCATCCTCTCTACCTGCCTCGTCCGTCACTACCACTTTGTTGATCAGTCGTTGACTTGGACTGAAGCTCAGACCTACTGCAGACAGACATACACAGACCTGGCCACCATCGAGAACTCTGAAGAACTGAACCAATTCATGAACACACTTTCATACGCTGGTCAGTTCTGGATCGGTCTGTACAACAAAATCAACTGGAGGTGGTCTGATGGGTTCAATGGTACCGGGGCTGACTACAGGAATTGGTACAGTACTGAACCTGACATGAGTTCAAGTTGGCAGTTCTGCGTGATGATTATAGAGGACCTTGGCTGGGTAGATCATTTCTGCTCTACTAGCTATCCATTCATCTGTTACAGAG GAACCCAAAAGAATCCTGAATATGTTCTTGTGAACGAGTCGATGAGCTGGTCCAACGCTCAGAGTTACTGCAGGGAGAACTTCGTGGACCTGGCCACCGTGAGGAACGATGCAGAGAACCAGGGGATCATTAGCTTGGGTCTGAGTGACTGGACATGGATCGGTCTGTTTAGAGATCCAGACTTTTACTGGTCTGATGGGAGCAGCTTTTTGTTCATCAACGAAGAGGATGTTGCAAGTCCAATCAACTCGTTGAAAGTTATTTGTGGTGTTGCATCAGGAAAATCAGGAAAATGGAAATTTCTGCCCTGTGAAACTAAATTACCGTTTGTCTGCTACAGTTATCCCA TCATGAAGCAGGTGGTGAAGCTAGAGACTGAGAGACTGGAGGTGGAGGACTCTGTGGACCTGAAGGACCCTGTTGTGAAAGCAGACCTCCTGAAACAG CTCCAGGACAGACTGGAGGAGGACGGAGTGGATGGAGTCACTCTGAAGTGGAGAGAGCAGCCTGATGGAGAAGTCTTCCACAaggaggagaaaagaaagaagagcgaGTTGTGA